A stretch of Metabacillus sp. FJAT-52054 DNA encodes these proteins:
- a CDS encoding response regulator transcription factor: protein MIRVLFADDHEMVRIGVSSYLNAQADIEIVGEAEDGLQAHELALKLKPDIILMDLVMKEMDGIEATRKIIGDWPEAKVIIVTSFLDDEKVYPALQAGAASYMLKTSKASEIARAIRETYKGQFILEPEVTGKMMQRMRQPQGSHLHDELTAREMEILLLMAQGKSNQEMADELYIALKTVKVHVSNILSKLEVHDRTQAVIYAFKNELIQ from the coding sequence GTGATACGCGTTTTATTTGCAGATGATCATGAAATGGTCCGAATTGGGGTTTCTTCTTATTTAAACGCTCAGGCGGATATTGAAATTGTAGGGGAGGCAGAGGATGGGCTCCAAGCTCACGAACTTGCCCTTAAACTAAAGCCTGACATCATTTTAATGGATCTTGTTATGAAGGAAATGGACGGGATTGAAGCAACCCGTAAAATTATCGGAGATTGGCCAGAGGCAAAGGTCATTATCGTAACGAGCTTTCTGGACGATGAAAAAGTTTACCCCGCTCTTCAGGCTGGTGCTGCAAGCTACATGCTTAAAACCTCAAAGGCGAGCGAAATTGCGAGAGCCATCCGCGAAACGTATAAGGGGCAGTTCATCCTTGAACCGGAGGTAACCGGAAAAATGATGCAGAGAATGAGGCAGCCCCAAGGCTCGCACCTTCATGATGAGCTGACAGCAAGGGAAATGGAAATTTTGCTTTTAATGGCTCAGGGGAAATCCAATCAGGAAATGGCAGATGAGTTATACATTGCTTTGAAAACAGTAAAGGTCCATGTGAGCAATATTTTAAGTAAGCTGGAGGTCCATGATCGTACCCAAGCGGTCATTTATGCATTCAAAAATGAATTGATTCAATAA
- a CDS encoding CapA family protein, with product MKKILITCLFILVCMTVSAFLLWNRKSEKPRQITKQPSNHLSIPYKPYKAEATLSAAGDFLLHSQVYTDALTGKNKYNFNPMLEEIRPFFENTDLAYINQESILGGASLGLSSYPSFNSPYEAGDALINAGIDIVNMANNHALDKGPAGIYNAIAYYEKKGLPYIGAYKNSRDSLTPRVINKNGIKFGFAGYTYGTNGIPVPSGKRFLVNLIDVEKMKRETKEIKSLSDFAIISVHWGVEYQRFPNEEQKRIAAILADAGADVVIGHHPHVLQPMEWIENENGHRTLVVYSLGNFLSGQQGEYKDIGGIVQIPFTKESTGTSVKKFVGDPEFIPTIVTSKNKKQYRVKVLKRVNPKLNHSIENHVLTPLKTNK from the coding sequence ATGAAAAAAATACTAATAACCTGCTTGTTTATACTTGTTTGCATGACGGTATCTGCGTTCTTGTTATGGAACCGAAAAAGTGAGAAGCCGCGCCAAATTACGAAACAGCCCTCCAATCATTTATCTATTCCCTATAAGCCTTATAAAGCAGAAGCCACCCTTTCTGCTGCAGGTGATTTTCTTCTTCACAGCCAAGTCTATACAGACGCCCTAACTGGTAAAAATAAATACAATTTTAACCCGATGCTTGAAGAGATTCGTCCCTTCTTTGAAAATACAGATCTCGCATATATTAATCAGGAATCCATCCTTGGAGGTGCTTCACTCGGTTTGTCCTCCTACCCTTCGTTCAATTCGCCCTATGAAGCTGGAGACGCTCTAATAAATGCGGGAATCGATATCGTGAATATGGCGAACAATCATGCACTCGATAAAGGTCCTGCAGGCATCTATAATGCGATTGCATACTATGAGAAAAAGGGGCTCCCTTACATTGGAGCCTATAAAAATTCAAGAGATTCCCTTACTCCGAGAGTCATTAATAAAAATGGAATTAAATTTGGATTTGCAGGCTATACATATGGTACAAATGGAATTCCAGTTCCTTCAGGAAAGCGCTTCCTTGTTAATTTGATAGATGTTGAAAAAATGAAGAGGGAGACGAAAGAAATAAAATCTTTATCTGATTTTGCCATTATCAGCGTACATTGGGGAGTGGAATATCAGCGGTTTCCGAATGAGGAGCAAAAGCGGATTGCGGCGATCCTGGCTGACGCAGGTGCAGATGTCGTTATTGGACACCATCCTCATGTCCTGCAGCCGATGGAATGGATTGAGAACGAGAACGGGCATCGAACGCTCGTTGTTTACTCCTTAGGGAACTTTCTGTCCGGTCAGCAAGGAGAATATAAAGATATCGGCGGTATTGTCCAAATTCCATTTACAAAAGAATCTACAGGTACATCTGTAAAGAAATTCGTAGGGGATCCTGAATTCATTCCCACCATTGTAACCAGCAAGAACAAGAAACAATATCGGGTGAAGGTATTGAAAAGAGTCAACCCAAAGCTCAACCATTCCATTGAAAATCACGTGCTCACGCCTCTTAAAACAAACAAATGA
- the plsY gene encoding glycerol-3-phosphate 1-O-acyltransferase PlsY, producing the protein MIIALIIIIAYLLGSIPSGLIVGKAGYGIDIREHGSGNLGGTNTFRTLGVKAGLIVTLSDILKGTAAASVPLWFGSEFHPLLAGIFAVIGHMFPVFAKFKGGKAVATSGGVLLFYAPVLFITMLAFFFILLLLTKYVSLSSMLSGLYAVVFSIVLGDVWLIAITCVMTFFVIYRHRANISRIRNGTEPKVRFGKKAV; encoded by the coding sequence ATGATTATTGCGCTTATTATCATTATTGCTTATTTGCTTGGTTCCATTCCTTCTGGTCTCATTGTTGGAAAAGCCGGATACGGGATAGATATCCGGGAGCATGGGAGCGGGAACCTCGGCGGAACCAATACGTTCAGGACGCTTGGTGTAAAAGCGGGCTTGATTGTGACCCTCTCAGATATTTTAAAAGGAACAGCCGCCGCTTCCGTTCCTCTATGGTTCGGGAGTGAATTTCACCCGCTGCTTGCCGGAATTTTCGCTGTCATAGGACATATGTTTCCGGTATTCGCGAAATTCAAAGGCGGAAAAGCGGTAGCGACTTCAGGCGGGGTCCTCCTGTTCTACGCACCCGTTCTCTTTATCACGATGCTCGCCTTTTTCTTTATTCTTCTGCTGCTGACAAAGTATGTATCCCTGTCCTCCATGCTTTCAGGACTGTATGCTGTTGTCTTTTCTATTGTTTTAGGAGATGTATGGCTAATTGCGATCACGTGTGTCATGACCTTTTTCGTCATCTATAGACATCGGGCAAACATTAGCCGAATCCGAAATGGCACAGAGCCTAAAGTCCGTTTCGGAAAAAAAGCAGTGTAG
- a CDS encoding CoA-binding protein: protein MENPSRDEIRKILQSSKRIAVVGLSSDPNRTSYMVSKAMQAAGYEIIPVNPTIDEALGVKAVPDLKSIEGPVDIVNVFRRSEFLPGVAEEFLQIDAKVFWAQLGVAHEETYHKLKEKGCTVIMDRCIKVEHALTK, encoded by the coding sequence ATTGAAAATCCTTCAAGAGACGAGATTCGCAAAATATTACAATCAAGCAAACGAATTGCAGTTGTAGGGCTTTCCTCAGACCCCAACCGAACCTCCTATATGGTCAGCAAAGCAATGCAAGCAGCCGGCTATGAAATTATTCCGGTTAACCCCACAATTGATGAAGCTCTTGGCGTAAAAGCGGTACCTGATCTGAAAAGCATTGAAGGACCGGTAGATATCGTGAACGTATTCCGAAGATCTGAATTTCTGCCTGGGGTTGCAGAGGAATTTTTGCAGATTGATGCAAAGGTCTTCTGGGCCCAGCTTGGTGTTGCTCATGAAGAGACATACCATAAGCTGAAGGAAAAAGGCTGCACGGTCATCATGGACCGCTGCATTAAAGTCGAACATGCTCTGACGAAATAA
- the parE gene encoding DNA topoisomerase IV subunit B — translation MVKQQFDYNDDAIQVLEGLDAVRKRPGMYIGSTDSRGLHHLVYEIVDNSVDEALAGYGDEITVIIHKDNSISVKDKGRGMPTGMHKMGKPTPEVILTVLHAGGKFGQGGYKTSGGLHGVGASVVNALSEWLTVTICRDGFIYEQRFENGGKPVTTLEKKGKTNKTGTTIHFKPDPIIFSATVYNFETLSERLRESAFLLKGFKIQLKDERDQLEETYFYETGIEAFVEYLNEEKDSLNPVVSFEGTQNGIEAEFAFQFNDGYSENILSFVNNVRTKDGGTHEAGAKTAMTRAFNEYARKAGLLKEKDKNLEGSDIREGLSAIVSVRIPEELLQFEGQTKGKLGTSEARSAVDAIVSEHLAYFFEENPETSTLLVRKSIKAYQAREAARKAREEARSGKKRKRSETNLSGKLTPAQSRNPQRNELYLVEGDSAGGSAKQGRDRKFQAVLPLRGKVINTEKAKLQDIFKNEEINTIIHAIGGGVGAEFMVEDINYDKVVIMTDADTDGAHIQVLLLTFFYRYMKPLIEAGKVFIALPPLYKVSKGTGRKEIAEYAWSDEELKVVQKKVGRGTIIQRYKGLGEMNADQLWETTMNPETRTLIRVRIDDAARAERRVTTLMGDKVEPRRKWIERNVAFGLEDESNILENENLSVAEED, via the coding sequence TTGGTTAAGCAGCAATTTGACTACAACGATGATGCTATACAAGTGCTGGAAGGGCTGGATGCAGTCAGAAAACGGCCGGGAATGTATATTGGAAGCACCGACAGCAGAGGGCTTCATCATCTTGTTTATGAAATCGTAGATAACTCAGTGGATGAGGCCCTTGCAGGCTATGGAGATGAAATCACTGTCATCATCCACAAGGATAATAGCATTTCCGTTAAAGATAAAGGACGGGGAATGCCTACCGGTATGCACAAAATGGGAAAACCCACCCCGGAGGTCATTTTAACCGTTCTTCATGCCGGCGGTAAGTTTGGCCAGGGAGGCTATAAAACGAGCGGCGGACTTCACGGTGTAGGGGCATCCGTTGTGAACGCTCTGTCTGAATGGCTGACTGTCACCATTTGCCGGGACGGTTTTATTTATGAGCAGCGTTTTGAAAACGGCGGCAAGCCTGTCACGACCCTGGAGAAAAAGGGGAAAACGAATAAAACCGGTACGACAATCCACTTTAAGCCGGACCCGATCATATTCAGTGCAACGGTCTATAATTTTGAAACTCTAAGCGAACGCTTAAGAGAATCTGCTTTTTTGCTGAAAGGGTTTAAAATTCAGCTGAAAGATGAGCGGGATCAGCTGGAGGAAACGTATTTTTACGAAACCGGAATTGAAGCCTTTGTTGAATACCTGAATGAAGAGAAAGACTCTCTCAATCCGGTGGTGTCCTTCGAGGGCACTCAAAACGGGATTGAAGCGGAGTTTGCATTCCAGTTTAACGATGGATATTCCGAAAATATTCTCTCATTTGTCAACAATGTCCGCACAAAAGACGGCGGCACACACGAAGCAGGAGCCAAGACTGCCATGACCCGGGCATTCAATGAATATGCCAGAAAAGCAGGACTCTTAAAAGAGAAGGATAAGAACCTGGAAGGGTCTGACATTCGCGAGGGATTATCCGCAATTGTTTCTGTCAGAATTCCGGAAGAGCTTTTGCAATTTGAAGGACAAACGAAGGGCAAGCTTGGTACGAGCGAAGCAAGATCAGCTGTTGATGCCATTGTTTCTGAGCATCTGGCCTACTTCTTTGAGGAAAATCCGGAAACGAGCACCCTGCTCGTCCGTAAATCCATTAAAGCGTACCAGGCAAGGGAAGCAGCCCGTAAAGCCCGGGAAGAGGCAAGAAGCGGAAAGAAAAGAAAGCGTTCTGAAACGAATTTAAGCGGAAAATTGACACCAGCACAGTCCCGAAATCCGCAGAGGAATGAGCTTTACCTCGTGGAGGGAGATTCAGCCGGCGGCTCTGCGAAGCAGGGACGGGACCGGAAGTTCCAGGCTGTCCTTCCTTTAAGAGGAAAAGTCATCAATACGGAAAAGGCAAAGCTTCAGGATATATTTAAGAACGAAGAAATCAATACCATTATTCATGCCATAGGAGGCGGCGTCGGTGCCGAATTTATGGTTGAAGACATTAATTACGATAAAGTGGTCATTATGACGGATGCCGATACAGACGGAGCGCATATTCAAGTGCTTCTTCTCACCTTTTTCTACCGGTATATGAAGCCGCTTATAGAAGCCGGGAAGGTTTTTATCGCTCTTCCTCCGCTTTACAAGGTGAGCAAAGGCACCGGCAGAAAAGAAATAGCAGAATACGCCTGGTCAGATGAAGAGCTTAAAGTGGTTCAAAAAAAAGTCGGCCGCGGAACCATCATCCAGCGTTATAAAGGTCTTGGCGAAATGAACGCTGACCAGCTGTGGGAAACGACGATGAACCCTGAAACAAGGACCCTCATCAGGGTGAGAATTGATGATGCAGCAAGAGCCGAGCGCCGTGTTACAACGTTAATGGGTGACAAGGTGGAGCCGCGGAGAAAATGGATTGAGCGCAATGTTGCGTTTGGCCTGGAAGATGAAAGCAACATTTTGGAAAATGAAAATTTGTCGGTCGCAGAGGAGGATTAA
- the parC gene encoding DNA topoisomerase IV subunit A, whose translation MAQTEKFHDLPLEEVLGDRFGRYSKYIIQDRALPDARDGLKPVQRRILYAMYAEGNTQEKGFRKSAKTVGNVIGNYHPHGDSSVYEAMVRMSQDWKVRNLLVEMHGNNGSVDGDPPAAMRYTEARLSAIASELLRDIDKETVEFIPNFDDTSAEPVVLPAKYPNLLVNGSTGISAGYATEIPPHHLGEVIDAVIKRIDHPECTVDDLMEVIKGPDFPTGGIIQGIEGIKKAYETGKGKIIIRSKAEIENLKGGRQQIVITEIPYEVNKANLVKKMDEFRIERKVEGISEVRDETDRTGLRVVVELKKDANAAGVLNYLYKNSDLQIPYNFNMVAIAGRRPTLMTLPSILDAYIAHQKEVITNRSVYELRKAKERHHIVDGLIKALSILDQVISVIRASTDKKNAKENLIASFGFTEPQAEAIVTLQLYRLTNTDITALREEASELDRKILELEGILNNEKTLFQVIKTDLKKLKKTYHDDRRSIIEAEIEEIKINLEVMVASEDVIVTVTKDGYIKRTSQRSFSASRSQEFGMKEKDRLISQLEMNTKDVLLLFTNKGSYLYCPVHSLPDIRWKDMGQHIANIIPIDRNECILKAIPVKEFTEHQYLLFITKNGMVKRTELTAYKAQRYSKPLVALNLKEDDELIDLHLTDGQSEIFLTTHVGYGLWFGEEEVSLVGARAAGVKGISLKPDDYVISGQIFEKNTAPSILVVTQRGAVKRMDLTAEFERSSRAKRGLIMLRELKKNPHRLMGSFLTNKDVMIYLKTAKGLVESVRSSSYRNNDRYSNGSFAVDEHEAGTVTEIWTNGWITE comes from the coding sequence ATGGCACAAACAGAAAAATTTCATGACTTGCCATTAGAAGAAGTATTAGGCGACCGTTTCGGACGTTACAGCAAATACATTATTCAGGATCGTGCCCTGCCGGATGCCCGAGATGGTTTAAAGCCGGTGCAAAGAAGGATTCTTTATGCGATGTATGCAGAAGGAAACACCCAGGAAAAAGGCTTTAGAAAATCGGCTAAAACGGTCGGTAATGTTATCGGGAACTACCATCCGCATGGAGACTCCTCCGTATATGAGGCCATGGTGAGGATGAGCCAGGACTGGAAAGTGCGGAACCTGTTAGTGGAAATGCACGGAAACAACGGAAGTGTGGACGGTGACCCGCCTGCAGCGATGCGTTATACAGAAGCCCGTCTTTCTGCTATCGCTTCTGAGCTCTTAAGAGATATTGATAAAGAAACAGTAGAATTTATTCCGAACTTTGATGATACAAGCGCAGAACCCGTCGTTCTTCCTGCGAAATATCCGAACCTTCTTGTTAACGGTTCAACTGGGATCTCAGCTGGCTATGCGACAGAAATACCTCCTCATCACCTAGGGGAAGTCATTGATGCTGTCATTAAACGCATTGATCATCCAGAGTGCACCGTTGACGATCTGATGGAAGTCATTAAAGGACCGGATTTTCCTACAGGCGGGATCATCCAGGGGATTGAGGGTATTAAAAAAGCCTATGAAACAGGAAAAGGCAAAATCATCATCCGCAGTAAAGCAGAAATAGAGAACCTTAAGGGCGGCCGTCAGCAAATTGTCATCACTGAGATTCCTTACGAGGTTAACAAAGCGAATCTCGTTAAGAAAATGGATGAATTCCGGATTGAACGGAAAGTGGAAGGCATCTCCGAGGTTCGCGATGAAACCGACCGTACCGGACTGCGTGTTGTTGTTGAACTAAAAAAAGACGCCAATGCTGCCGGCGTCCTGAATTATCTTTACAAAAACAGCGATCTGCAAATTCCTTATAATTTTAATATGGTCGCCATCGCGGGAAGAAGACCGACACTGATGACGCTTCCCTCCATCCTGGATGCCTACATCGCCCATCAGAAGGAAGTCATTACGAACCGGTCTGTTTATGAGCTGAGGAAAGCAAAAGAGCGCCACCACATCGTGGATGGCCTTATAAAGGCTCTTTCCATCCTGGATCAGGTCATTTCGGTTATTCGTGCATCAACAGATAAAAAGAATGCAAAAGAAAACCTGATTGCTTCCTTCGGCTTTACCGAGCCTCAGGCAGAAGCCATTGTAACCTTGCAGCTATACCGTCTGACCAATACCGACATTACCGCTCTTCGGGAAGAAGCGAGTGAGCTTGACCGCAAAATCCTTGAGCTTGAAGGAATTCTGAACAATGAAAAAACGCTATTTCAAGTAATCAAGACCGATTTGAAAAAACTAAAGAAAACCTATCACGATGATCGCAGATCGATTATTGAAGCAGAAATTGAAGAGATTAAAATCAATCTTGAAGTAATGGTTGCGTCTGAAGATGTGATCGTCACCGTGACAAAGGATGGCTATATCAAACGGACGAGCCAGCGTTCCTTCTCCGCATCAAGAAGCCAGGAATTCGGAATGAAGGAAAAAGACAGGCTGATCTCCCAGCTTGAGATGAATACAAAGGATGTTCTGCTTCTCTTTACAAACAAAGGCAGCTACCTGTATTGTCCGGTTCATTCTCTTCCTGATATCCGCTGGAAGGACATGGGGCAGCATATTGCCAATATCATTCCAATTGACCGGAACGAATGCATATTGAAAGCGATACCGGTTAAAGAATTCACGGAACATCAATATTTGCTGTTCATCACGAAGAACGGCATGGTGAAAAGAACAGAGCTTACGGCTTATAAGGCGCAGCGATATTCAAAACCGCTCGTCGCCCTTAACTTAAAAGAAGATGATGAGCTGATTGATCTGCACTTAACCGATGGCCAATCCGAGATATTCCTCACCACACACGTGGGATACGGTCTGTGGTTTGGCGAAGAGGAAGTTAGTTTAGTAGGTGCGAGGGCAGCGGGAGTGAAAGGAATCAGCCTGAAGCCGGACGATTATGTAATCAGCGGTCAGATTTTTGAGAAGAATACAGCTCCATCCATTCTTGTTGTGACCCAGAGAGGCGCTGTAAAACGAATGGACCTGACTGCAGAATTTGAGCGGTCGTCACGGGCTAAGCGCGGCCTGATTATGCTGAGAGAGCTTAAGAAGAATCCTCATCGCCTGATGGGATCCTTCCTGACGAATAAAGATGTGATGATTTACCTGAAAACCGCAAAAGGACTTGTTGAGTCTGTGCGATCCAGCTCTTACCGCAACAATGACCGCTACAGCAACGGTTCGTTCGCTGTGGATGAGCACGAAGCCGGCACCGTTACAGAAATTTGGACGAACGGCTGGATAACAGAATAG
- a CDS encoding DUF1499 domain-containing protein: MNRIHACKKNSKNCVSTFNQEKPLHIHPASYSSTEGEAMSIMKELLLSMDRVSIEEEDTVYIRCIFQTKWLRFKDDVEIWFDAENKKVHIKSSSRMGYSDFGVNRKRAERILQSFKEKEKQHV; encoded by the coding sequence ATGAATCGAATTCATGCGTGTAAGAAAAACTCAAAAAACTGCGTTTCTACTTTTAATCAGGAAAAGCCCCTGCACATCCATCCAGCTTCATACTCCTCTACAGAAGGAGAAGCTATGTCAATTATGAAGGAGCTATTGCTATCCATGGACAGGGTGTCGATTGAAGAAGAGGATACGGTTTACATCCGCTGTATTTTCCAAACGAAATGGCTAAGGTTTAAGGACGATGTAGAAATTTGGTTTGATGCCGAAAACAAAAAGGTTCACATCAAATCCTCATCGAGAATGGGGTATTCAGACTTCGGTGTGAATCGGAAGAGAGCGGAGCGGATTTTACAGAGCTTTAAGGAAAAAGAAAAGCAGCACGTTTAA
- a CDS encoding alanine/glycine:cation symporter family protein, whose protein sequence is MEFINGLFYGYLDLLWSKLLIYMLIILGIFFTIRTKFVQFRHFGEMIKLLGDKNMTSGEGGKGVSSLQAFFISAASRVGTGNIAGVAIAIALGGPGAVFWMWLIALIGMATAFVESTLAQVYKVKDGDQYRGGPAYYMERALGQRWMGILFAILITLCFGLIFNAVQANTISLAFESAFNVNKSVMAGVLVIITAFIIFGGLKRIVAATQLIVPVMAGLYILVALFVVIINITQVPAVIGHIFSSAFGLDSAAGGAIGAAMMQGIKRGLFSNEAGMGSAPNAAATAHVSHPAKQGFIQSLGVFFDTIMVCSATAFMILLYDLTPNADLEGIQLTQAALSHHIGGWAQIFVAVSIFLFAYSSIIGNYYYGETNIEFMNTNKNWLLVYRIAVLIMVVFGSVSGFKFVWDLADVFMGTMAIVNLVAITLLAGIAVKVMNHYLKQRREGIEPVFTEKSVPGLKNIEAWNENRLDK, encoded by the coding sequence ATGGAATTTATCAACGGATTATTTTATGGGTATCTTGATTTACTTTGGAGTAAATTATTAATTTATATGCTCATCATATTAGGAATATTTTTTACCATTCGTACAAAGTTTGTTCAATTTCGCCATTTTGGAGAAATGATTAAACTGCTTGGTGATAAAAACATGACTTCAGGCGAAGGAGGCAAAGGAGTTTCTTCTTTGCAGGCATTCTTTATAAGTGCCGCTTCACGGGTAGGAACAGGGAACATTGCCGGTGTAGCTATTGCCATCGCATTAGGCGGTCCTGGAGCGGTTTTCTGGATGTGGCTTATAGCGCTAATTGGAATGGCAACTGCATTCGTTGAAAGCACGCTTGCTCAGGTTTATAAAGTGAAAGACGGGGATCAGTACCGCGGCGGTCCAGCCTACTACATGGAGAGGGCCCTTGGGCAGAGATGGATGGGCATTCTGTTTGCCATTTTGATCACACTATGTTTCGGACTTATCTTTAATGCCGTCCAAGCGAACACAATCTCTCTTGCATTCGAATCCGCATTTAATGTAAACAAATCGGTCATGGCCGGTGTTTTGGTTATCATCACAGCGTTTATCATTTTTGGGGGACTAAAGCGAATTGTGGCTGCTACTCAGCTGATCGTACCGGTTATGGCAGGACTGTATATTTTAGTCGCACTGTTCGTCGTAATCATAAACATTACACAGGTGCCTGCAGTCATCGGGCATATTTTCTCTTCTGCATTCGGCTTAGACTCTGCAGCAGGCGGAGCTATTGGTGCAGCAATGATGCAAGGAATTAAACGCGGATTGTTTTCCAACGAAGCGGGGATGGGGAGCGCACCTAATGCGGCCGCCACCGCACATGTATCTCATCCGGCAAAACAGGGCTTTATTCAATCCCTTGGTGTATTTTTTGATACGATAATGGTTTGCAGCGCAACAGCATTCATGATTCTTCTTTATGATTTGACACCAAATGCAGACTTGGAAGGCATTCAGCTTACACAAGCAGCATTGAGCCATCATATTGGAGGATGGGCGCAGATTTTCGTTGCAGTCAGTATTTTCTTATTTGCTTACAGCTCAATCATTGGGAATTATTATTACGGTGAAACGAATATTGAATTCATGAATACAAACAAGAACTGGCTTTTGGTTTACAGAATAGCTGTTCTTATTATGGTCGTTTTTGGATCCGTTTCAGGCTTCAAGTTTGTTTGGGATCTTGCTGATGTATTTATGGGCACGATGGCAATCGTTAACCTGGTAGCCATTACTCTGCTCGCTGGAATTGCGGTAAAGGTGATGAATCATTATCTGAAACAGCGCAGAGAAGGAATCGAACCGGTATTTACAGAAAAGTCAGTGCCGGGCTTGAAAAACATTGAAGCATGGAATGAAAATCGACTGGATAAGTAA
- a CDS encoding ABC transporter ATP-binding protein: protein MFQISNLVYKDILSISHMEMEEGKVTSIIGESGAGKSTLLKMLNILLSPDSGRIQYKNSDVSEVNAITHRREVVMLAQQPVIFEGSVEDNLQIGRIFSEKMPASTDALKNVLALVKLDKELDQSAEDLSGGEKQRLALARVYLMEPECFLLDEPTSALDEGTEDEIVRTFLEAVKGKTVIMVTHSNEIAEKYSDAIITLKKQKRDKTNEG, encoded by the coding sequence ATGTTTCAGATTTCAAATCTTGTATATAAAGACATACTGTCCATCAGCCATATGGAGATGGAAGAAGGAAAGGTAACAAGCATTATTGGAGAAAGCGGCGCGGGAAAATCTACTCTGCTGAAAATGCTGAATATTCTTCTATCACCCGACAGCGGGAGAATTCAATATAAGAACAGTGACGTTAGTGAGGTAAACGCCATAACCCATCGAAGGGAAGTGGTCATGCTTGCCCAGCAGCCTGTTATTTTTGAAGGATCGGTTGAGGACAATCTGCAGATTGGAAGAATCTTTTCTGAAAAAATGCCCGCTTCAACGGATGCACTTAAAAATGTCTTAGCGCTTGTAAAACTGGATAAGGAACTGGATCAATCCGCTGAAGATTTATCAGGCGGAGAGAAACAAAGGCTTGCGCTGGCTCGCGTGTATTTAATGGAACCTGAGTGCTTTCTGCTGGATGAGCCTACTTCCGCTTTGGATGAAGGCACCGAGGATGAAATAGTTCGGACGTTTCTAGAAGCCGTAAAAGGAAAGACAGTCATTATGGTCACCCATTCTAATGAAATTGCAGAGAAATACAGTGATGCCATCATCACATTAAAAAAGCAAAAAAGGGACAAGACAAATGAAGGATAA
- the fetB gene encoding iron export ABC transporter permease subunit FetB, protein MKDNMINIDLWRLIAAYGFIVLLLAIAKRRGIRREWKIIIATTRMSVQLILVGYILTYIFEKPNPFISILIVLIMETFAIINIYRQIDEYLSKKMKSVIAISMFSGSIASLLFFNFVVVHFEPWYEPRYFIPIAGMIIGNSMTGITLGVKNMTEGMRKQKNYVEGALMLGAKPEDASKSIVNSAFDSAILPTLNNMLGMGIVFLPGMMTGQILAGASPLVAIEYQIVVLLSITGSTALCVILFIQLGTKLFFNKRAQLVYKED, encoded by the coding sequence ATGAAGGATAACATGATAAATATCGACTTATGGAGACTCATTGCTGCGTACGGGTTTATTGTACTGCTTCTTGCCATTGCGAAGAGAAGAGGAATCAGACGAGAGTGGAAAATTATTATAGCCACTACAAGAATGTCTGTGCAGCTAATTTTAGTAGGCTACATCCTCACATACATATTTGAAAAACCAAATCCGTTTATATCCATTCTGATTGTTTTGATTATGGAAACCTTCGCTATTATTAATATCTACCGGCAAATCGATGAATACTTATCCAAAAAAATGAAATCCGTTATCGCCATTTCCATGTTTTCAGGATCCATTGCAAGCCTTCTGTTCTTCAATTTTGTCGTGGTTCACTTTGAACCATGGTATGAACCGCGTTACTTCATTCCGATAGCGGGAATGATCATCGGAAACTCCATGACTGGAATTACATTAGGGGTGAAGAACATGACAGAAGGCATGAGGAAACAAAAGAATTATGTAGAAGGAGCGCTGATGCTCGGAGCTAAGCCTGAGGATGCTTCGAAATCGATTGTCAATTCTGCATTTGATTCCGCTATTTTGCCCACATTGAACAACATGCTCGGAATGGGAATTGTCTTTCTACCAGGCATGATGACTGGACAAATTCTTGCAGGTGCAAGTCCTCTTGTTGCTATTGAGTACCAAATTGTTGTTTTGTTAAGCATTACGGGCAGTACGGCACTGTGCGTGATTCTTTTCATCCAGCTTGGGACAAAGCTGTTTTTTAACAAAAGAGCCCAGCTTGTTTACAAAGAGGACTAG